In Candidatus Nitronauta litoralis, one DNA window encodes the following:
- a CDS encoding SDR family oxidoreductase codes for MDPEKVNYHYTDDLPTKPLPPDTRVLVTGANGYVGRRLVPELLFRGYRVRCMLRTQTVAPILKHPNLEYVYADGRNPEQLDRAMEGMEVAYYLMHSLRLDKREFSGAEKEVARNFVQAANKWELERIVYLGGLGETSKEISPHLSSRIEVGAILSEARCTVVRVRAAIILGTGSASYELIKSLVLHHRWIPFLSEFNSRCQPIAVRDVIKYLVGLMELPDLETGKYPIGGQDVLTYRELVKRFAKIMKRKIGFIDVGWVPVPVFIMIRIFGWWMHLISPVSVNIVTLLLESLRTDVVCPDNYVRELIPFEPLDFNTAVIWALEKEKNRKVFSHWTDVPPENMGDLMPICEYESTDFVIDEHSIDIPEEPQKVFDIVCRIGGKHGWLHGNFLWEIRGWIDRLLGGVGLHRGRRDDQELRLGDSVDFWRVEILEPPRELLLRAELMSPGFSWLQFSLVPLSSGGTRLTLKAHFIPYRFWGQLYWGFMQSFHTYIFKGMLNYFYRQAVNADK; via the coding sequence ATGGACCCGGAAAAAGTAAATTACCATTACACCGATGATCTTCCCACCAAACCGTTACCGCCGGACACTCGTGTTCTAGTGACTGGGGCAAATGGTTATGTTGGGCGGCGTCTTGTTCCGGAACTCTTGTTTAGAGGGTATCGAGTCCGATGTATGTTGCGTACCCAAACCGTGGCTCCCATTCTTAAACATCCAAACCTTGAGTATGTGTATGCTGATGGTCGCAACCCGGAACAACTGGATAGAGCGATGGAAGGAATGGAAGTTGCTTATTATCTGATGCATAGCCTCCGACTCGACAAAAGAGAGTTTAGCGGGGCTGAAAAGGAAGTGGCGCGCAATTTTGTTCAAGCTGCCAACAAATGGGAATTAGAACGAATTGTTTATCTGGGGGGACTGGGAGAAACCAGTAAGGAGATTTCACCTCACCTTTCAAGCCGTATTGAAGTCGGTGCCATTTTGTCTGAAGCCCGGTGCACTGTGGTGAGGGTGCGAGCGGCAATTATTCTGGGGACAGGTAGTGCATCGTACGAACTTATCAAGTCACTTGTTTTACATCACCGGTGGATTCCTTTTCTTTCAGAGTTTAACTCCAGGTGCCAACCGATCGCAGTCCGGGATGTCATTAAGTATCTGGTTGGACTAATGGAGTTACCCGATTTGGAAACCGGGAAATACCCTATTGGTGGCCAGGACGTATTGACCTATCGGGAACTGGTGAAACGATTCGCCAAAATCATGAAACGAAAGATTGGTTTTATCGATGTTGGGTGGGTGCCTGTTCCTGTTTTTATTATGATTCGGATATTTGGCTGGTGGATGCATTTGATCAGCCCTGTTTCAGTAAATATTGTGACTCTTTTGCTGGAGAGTTTACGTACCGATGTGGTATGCCCGGATAATTATGTACGGGAGTTAATTCCCTTCGAACCACTTGATTTTAATACTGCTGTAATTTGGGCTCTTGAAAAAGAAAAAAACAGGAAAGTATTTTCCCATTGGACCGACGTTCCTCCTGAAAATATGGGAGATTTAATGCCGATTTGCGAGTATGAGTCCACAGATTTTGTGATTGATGAGCATTCTATCGACATTCCAGAAGAGCCCCAAAAAGTTTTCGATATCGTGTGCCGGATTGGTGGAAAGCATGGTTGGTTGCACGGAAACTTTTTGTGGGAAATTCGAGGTTGGATTGACCGGCTCCTGGGGGGGGTCGGGCTGCATCGTGGCAGGCGTGATGACCAGGAATTGCGATTGGGAGATTCTGTGGATTTCTGGCGGGTCGAAATCCTGGAGCCGCCAAGGGAATTATTATTGAGAGCTGAGTTGATGTCGCCTGGGTTTTCCTGGTTACAATTCAGTCTGGTACCTTTATCCTCTGGTGGCACCCGTCTTACTCTGAAAGCTCATTTTATTCCGTACCGTTTCTGGGGCCAATTATATTGGGGATTCATGCAAAGCTTCCACACCTATATTTTCAAGGGCATGCTCAATTATTTTTATCGACAGGCTGTGAATGCTGATAAATAA
- a CDS encoding VCBS repeat-containing protein translates to MKIKQLFLSFAVLIFGLSLLACSDSKPPKKKLKIPRLFLLSGVADTGKEPSFLVSDDFNNDSNLDLLVANSAEHTLSYLKGNGDGSFKEGIKLKAGADPICIAVADFNNDKLPDFAELNYQDQTIHVFINTGNSFRDTGEILKPGKIPINLTAADFNGDGLTDLVVSLRFHKVAFLWGKGNGLFSEPEHHPVKGQPTGIISGDYDNDGILDMAVALAGTGKTGIQLFWGKGGGKFLPSNLFRGGRQPLTIINLDANNDGYMDLLTSSNSFHAITMILNNKDRTFKALEDFSAGEFPKFVASYDFTGDNIPDLAISNATNDTISVLLGFGDGTFTYPAKEHRVEEYPQGIVVGDFNKDGKMDIAVSCRDKNMINVLTKRNLPQGFSIYQPEPEPEAEPS, encoded by the coding sequence ATGAAAATTAAACAGTTGTTTTTATCTTTCGCAGTGCTTATTTTCGGCCTCAGCCTTTTGGCCTGTTCCGATTCCAAGCCCCCAAAAAAGAAACTAAAAATTCCCAGATTGTTTCTCCTGTCAGGAGTAGCGGATACCGGAAAGGAACCCTCGTTTCTCGTTTCCGATGATTTTAATAATGATAGCAATCTGGATCTGCTGGTAGCCAATAGCGCTGAGCATACCCTGTCGTATTTAAAAGGCAATGGGGATGGTTCTTTCAAGGAAGGAATCAAGCTCAAGGCAGGAGCAGACCCGATCTGTATCGCGGTTGCAGATTTCAACAACGATAAGCTTCCGGACTTTGCTGAACTGAATTACCAGGATCAGACGATTCACGTTTTTATAAATACAGGAAACTCTTTCCGCGATACGGGAGAAATCCTCAAACCCGGAAAGATTCCAATCAATCTTACCGCGGCGGATTTTAATGGTGATGGGCTGACGGATCTGGTGGTCTCTCTACGGTTCCACAAAGTGGCATTTTTGTGGGGAAAGGGCAACGGTTTATTCAGCGAGCCAGAACATCACCCCGTCAAAGGGCAGCCTACAGGAATCATTTCCGGTGATTATGATAACGATGGCATTCTGGATATGGCGGTGGCTCTGGCCGGGACAGGGAAAACGGGTATCCAATTGTTCTGGGGTAAAGGCGGAGGAAAATTTCTGCCTTCAAATCTATTTAGAGGAGGAAGGCAGCCGCTAACGATAATTAACCTTGATGCCAATAATGACGGTTACATGGATTTGCTCACTTCCAGCAACTCATTCCATGCCATCACCATGATCCTCAACAATAAGGATCGTACCTTTAAGGCACTTGAAGATTTTTCTGCCGGGGAGTTTCCAAAGTTTGTCGCTTCCTATGACTTTACAGGTGACAATATTCCGGATCTTGCGATATCAAATGCAACTAATGATACGATTTCAGTCTTGCTGGGGTTTGGTGACGGAACGTTCACTTATCCGGCCAAGGAGCATCGTGTTGAAGAGTATCCTCAGGGTATAGTGGTGGGGGATTTTAACAAGGATGGCAAAATGGATATCGCTGTATCCTGCCGTGATAAGAACATGATCAATGTTCTGACCAAGCGCAACCTGCCTCAGGGTTTTTCGATTTACCAGCCTGAACCTGAACCTGAAGCCGAACCAAGCTGA
- a CDS encoding pentapeptide repeat-containing protein, which produces MPDLTREEVEELLEKMREIREREEEEAEQEDSAKPEEETSEEAPPADDKEIAASTTESTEDEATEKEGETEDEVSSGEDGEPEEEGEPEEERPTLSDLDLEGLDLSGLQFYGIDMIGTKLKGCDLHDADLSESNMENAEMVEANLQDAILISTCLKGAKLNKANLERADMRKSEFHEADLTEANLMESEMGKARFIRAVLTKANMTGADLNRSNFKGADMRHVDLSDSKMAAANFFEVNFTDANLTRAQIKGARLAQALFKNTKMMRADLTGADLSDCKILGVDLSRSKFNGSILRRATLDGSNLTESVLDIADCHQASLVGVVLEGAKMQRIKLNEATLKNARLAGVDLTRARLNQTQLESVDLSGGILKGADFSEANLENADLSRANLNEAILNRARAKNSFFTGADLRQTQAEEADMENADFAGSRINRANFKGARLVNSDLHRAALDQADFSKADLSKANLNGAKLYRANLTGANTKGATFEGADLTEIEGYTG; this is translated from the coding sequence ATGCCCGACCTGACCCGGGAAGAAGTAGAAGAACTGCTCGAAAAAATGCGGGAAATCCGCGAACGGGAAGAAGAGGAAGCGGAACAGGAAGATTCGGCAAAACCCGAAGAAGAAACATCAGAAGAAGCCCCTCCTGCAGATGATAAAGAAATTGCTGCATCCACAACCGAATCAACGGAAGACGAGGCAACTGAAAAAGAAGGCGAAACCGAGGATGAAGTATCCAGTGGAGAAGACGGGGAACCCGAAGAAGAAGGTGAGCCTGAAGAAGAGCGCCCCACCCTTTCCGATCTTGATCTGGAAGGTCTTGATCTTTCCGGTCTGCAATTTTACGGAATAGACATGATCGGAACAAAATTGAAGGGTTGCGACCTGCACGATGCAGACCTGTCCGAGTCCAATATGGAAAACGCAGAGATGGTTGAAGCCAATTTACAGGATGCCATTCTGATCTCGACCTGCCTCAAAGGTGCAAAACTTAACAAAGCCAACCTGGAACGCGCAGACATGCGCAAATCAGAATTTCATGAAGCCGACCTGACAGAAGCCAATCTGATGGAATCGGAAATGGGGAAGGCGAGGTTCATCAGGGCGGTATTGACTAAAGCAAACATGACAGGAGCTGATCTCAACCGCTCCAACTTCAAAGGAGCAGACATGCGCCATGTCGATCTGTCAGATTCAAAAATGGCCGCTGCCAACTTTTTTGAGGTGAATTTTACCGATGCCAATCTGACAAGAGCCCAGATCAAGGGAGCCCGACTGGCACAGGCATTGTTCAAAAACACTAAAATGATGCGTGCCGATCTGACGGGCGCTGATCTTTCCGATTGTAAAATTCTGGGAGTCGATCTCAGCAGATCAAAATTCAATGGCTCCATTCTAAGACGGGCCACACTGGACGGTTCCAACCTTACAGAATCTGTGCTCGATATCGCCGACTGCCATCAGGCCAGCCTGGTAGGAGTTGTTTTGGAAGGTGCAAAAATGCAACGCATTAAACTAAACGAGGCCACCCTAAAGAATGCCAGACTTGCCGGAGTAGATCTCACGCGTGCGCGTCTCAATCAGACACAGCTCGAAAGTGTCGACCTGAGTGGCGGGATTTTAAAAGGAGCCGATTTCTCTGAAGCCAATTTGGAAAATGCCGATCTCAGCAGAGCCAATTTAAATGAAGCAATACTCAACCGGGCACGTGCCAAAAATTCCTTTTTTACAGGTGCCGATTTAAGACAGACCCAGGCGGAAGAGGCAGATATGGAAAATGCGGATTTCGCAGGATCACGGATCAATAGGGCAAATTTTAAAGGAGCCCGTTTGGTAAACTCTGATCTTCATCGCGCTGCACTCGATCAGGCTGATTTCTCGAAAGCCGATTTGAGCAAGGCCAACCTGAATGGAGCCAAACTCTATCGGGCCAATCTCACCGGAGCCAATACCAAAGGCGCAACTTTTGAGGGTGCCGACCTCACCGAAATTGAAGGGTATACAGGGTAG
- a CDS encoding MBL fold metallo-hydrolase, translating to MTLSLEDEFGDLLQKARDGKAMSQRDLARAAGIPESEIDRMERYELTPRDDQIVELAKVLDLDATALKIIAREQWVPKTPVVDPSFELTCMEVFMGAYPVKCYLVTCPKTKESVVIDTGANPETIIKTVREKNVNVSRILLTHNHPDHAWGLGELDKAFECPTWIGKMEPKPRGSRDLRVIKDEGELILGQLIIETLNTPGHTPGGVSYKIHNTVFSGDCIFAGSMGRANSSWRDLYDSITEKLLSLPDRTVLHPGHGPATTVGEENRHNPFFCHRN from the coding sequence ATGACGCTTTCACTTGAAGACGAGTTTGGTGATCTTCTACAAAAGGCCCGGGACGGCAAGGCGATGTCTCAGCGGGACCTGGCGCGGGCTGCCGGAATACCGGAATCCGAAATCGACCGGATGGAACGGTATGAACTGACTCCTCGGGATGACCAGATAGTTGAACTGGCAAAAGTCCTGGATCTCGATGCGACAGCATTGAAGATCATTGCCAGGGAACAATGGGTTCCAAAAACACCGGTGGTCGATCCCTCATTCGAGCTAACTTGTATGGAAGTTTTTATGGGTGCTTATCCGGTTAAATGCTATCTCGTTACCTGTCCGAAAACGAAAGAATCTGTGGTGATTGACACAGGGGCCAACCCTGAAACGATCATCAAAACAGTGCGTGAAAAAAATGTGAACGTATCCCGCATCCTGCTGACTCATAATCACCCCGATCACGCCTGGGGGTTGGGAGAGCTGGACAAGGCTTTTGAGTGTCCGACCTGGATTGGAAAAATGGAGCCTAAGCCGCGGGGTAGTCGAGACCTTAGAGTGATTAAAGATGAAGGCGAATTAATACTGGGACAGTTAATAATAGAAACTTTAAACACTCCGGGGCATACGCCGGGAGGCGTATCCTACAAAATCCATAATACGGTTTTTTCCGGAGATTGTATATTTGCAGGTTCCATGGGGAGGGCTAATTCTTCCTGGCGGGATCTGTATGATTCAATTACCGAAAAGTTACTCAGTCTTCCTGATAGAACGGTTTTGCATCCGGGGCACGGGCCTGCTACTACCGTTGGTGAAGAAAATCGTCATAACCCCTTTTTCTGTCACCGCAATTAA